A section of the Oncorhynchus keta strain PuntledgeMale-10-30-2019 chromosome 15, Oket_V2, whole genome shotgun sequence genome encodes:
- the LOC118394683 gene encoding carbonic anhydrase-like isoform X2, translated as MSHGWGYGPSDGPVNWCKDFPIANGPRQSPINIISGQASYDSALNPLKLHYDPSNSTDILNNGHFFQVGFVDDTDSSTLTGGPITGTYRLKQFHFHWGASDYRGSEHTVNGIKFPCELGAANPRLQKVLDALDAIKSKGKQTTFSNFDAATLLPDSLDYWTYNGSLTTPPLLESVTWIVLKESINVSLTQMGKFRSLKFSGDGEAHCCMQDNYRPTQPLKGRKVRRSFK; from the exons ATGTCTCATGGCTGGGGTTACGGACCATCTGACG GACCTGTCAACTGGTGTAAGGACTTCCCCATTGCTAATGGGCCCAGGCAGTCTCCTATTAATATTATTAGTGGCCAAGCATCCTACGATTCTGCCCTGAACCCCCTCAAACTGCACTATGACCCATCCAACTCCACAGACATTCTGAACAATGGCCATTTCTTCCAAGTTGGCTTTGTGGATGATACTGACAGTTCAA CACTGACCGGAGGCCCCATCACCGGCACATACAGGCTGAAGCAGTTCCACTTCCACTGGGGAGCCAGTGATTACAGGGGCTCTGAGCACACCGTCAATGGAATCAAGTTCCCATGTGAG CTTGGTGCTGCAAACCCCAGACTACAAAAGGTTCTGGATGCTCTGGATGCCATCAAATCAAAG GGGAAGCAAACTACGTTTTCCAACTTTGACGCCGCAACTCTGCTGCCTGACTCACTGGACTACTGGACATACAATGGCTCCCTGACCACTCCCCCTCTGCTGGAGAGTGTCACCTGGATTGTCCTGAAGGAATCAATCAATGTCAGCCTTACCCAG ATGGGTAAATTCCGCAGCTTGAAATTCAGTGGGGACGGAGAGGCACATTGCTGCATGCAGGACAACTACAGACCCACTCAGCCTCTCAAGGGACGCAAGGTCCGCCGGTCCTTCAAGTAA
- the LOC118394683 gene encoding carbonic anhydrase-like isoform X1, translating into MSHGWGYGPSDGPVNWCKDFPIANGPRQSPINIISGQASYDSALNPLKLHYDPSNSTDILNNGHFFQVGFVDDTDSSTLTGGPITGTYRLKQFHFHWGASDYRGSEHTVNGIKFPCELHLVHWNTKYLSFGEAASHPDGLAVVGVFLNLGAANPRLQKVLDALDAIKSKGKQTTFSNFDAATLLPDSLDYWTYNGSLTTPPLLESVTWIVLKESINVSLTQMGKFRSLKFSGDGEAHCCMQDNYRPTQPLKGRKVRRSFK; encoded by the exons ATGTCTCATGGCTGGGGTTACGGACCATCTGACG GACCTGTCAACTGGTGTAAGGACTTCCCCATTGCTAATGGGCCCAGGCAGTCTCCTATTAATATTATTAGTGGCCAAGCATCCTACGATTCTGCCCTGAACCCCCTCAAACTGCACTATGACCCATCCAACTCCACAGACATTCTGAACAATGGCCATTTCTTCCAAGTTGGCTTTGTGGATGATACTGACAGTTCAA CACTGACCGGAGGCCCCATCACCGGCACATACAGGCTGAAGCAGTTCCACTTCCACTGGGGAGCCAGTGATTACAGGGGCTCTGAGCACACCGTCAATGGAATCAAGTTCCCATGTGAG CTCCATCTGGTGCACTGGAACACCAAGTACCTCAGCTTTGGTGAAGCTGCTAGCCATCCTGATGGTCTTGCTGTAGTTGGAGTGTTTCTGAAT CTTGGTGCTGCAAACCCCAGACTACAAAAGGTTCTGGATGCTCTGGATGCCATCAAATCAAAG GGGAAGCAAACTACGTTTTCCAACTTTGACGCCGCAACTCTGCTGCCTGACTCACTGGACTACTGGACATACAATGGCTCCCTGACCACTCCCCCTCTGCTGGAGAGTGTCACCTGGATTGTCCTGAAGGAATCAATCAATGTCAGCCTTACCCAG ATGGGTAAATTCCGCAGCTTGAAATTCAGTGGGGACGGAGAGGCACATTGCTGCATGCAGGACAACTACAGACCCACTCAGCCTCTCAAGGGACGCAAGGTCCGCCGGTCCTTCAAGTAA